The following are from one region of the Leucobacter sp. Psy1 genome:
- a CDS encoding magnesium transporter MgtE N-terminal domain-containing protein has translation MSSSRVFVGRLAGRGVFDPVGDRIGKIRDVLVVFRSAEAPRVVGLIVEIPGKRRVFTPIGRITSIRSGQVISTGLINVRRFEQRGGETRMIAELIGREVSVLAPDAPGPVATIEDAAIEKTRSGEWVVSELSVRFPKPGGAFARGESRILRWSDLRMPHTGSGAQSVDLFLSTLVDLKPADLAETLLELPETRMLEVMAALPDERLADALEEMSETDQLSILAQLPSDRTAEVLDRMDADDAADLISALPQARGEELLGLMEPEEAEDVRRLLEYDRDTAGGLMNPAPIVLPAEASIAEALAMIRRSEITPAMASAVYVTHPPYETPTGEYLGVAHFQRMLRFPPHERLSVLLDTEIEPIPAQSSAAEVSRRLASYDLVALPVVDDADHLVGVVTVDDVLDHLLPDDWRHADDEHSDDRDTGAASRGGAR, from the coding sequence GTGAGCAGCTCGAGAGTCTTCGTGGGACGTCTGGCGGGCCGAGGCGTCTTCGATCCCGTTGGCGATCGCATCGGCAAGATCCGCGATGTGCTCGTCGTGTTCCGCAGTGCCGAAGCGCCTCGCGTCGTGGGACTCATCGTGGAGATTCCCGGGAAGCGCCGAGTCTTCACGCCGATCGGCAGGATCACCTCGATCCGATCCGGTCAGGTGATCAGCACGGGCCTCATCAATGTGCGCCGCTTCGAGCAGCGGGGCGGCGAGACCCGCATGATCGCCGAGCTCATCGGTCGGGAGGTCTCGGTACTCGCGCCCGATGCTCCTGGACCGGTCGCGACGATCGAGGATGCCGCGATCGAGAAAACCCGCTCAGGCGAGTGGGTCGTCTCGGAACTGTCGGTGCGCTTCCCGAAGCCCGGCGGCGCGTTCGCACGCGGCGAGTCCCGCATTCTGCGCTGGAGCGACCTGCGGATGCCGCACACCGGCTCAGGTGCGCAGTCAGTGGACCTCTTCCTCAGCACCCTCGTCGACCTCAAGCCGGCCGATCTCGCTGAGACGCTGCTCGAACTGCCGGAAACCCGCATGCTCGAGGTCATGGCGGCGCTGCCCGACGAACGGCTCGCCGATGCGCTCGAGGAGATGTCGGAGACCGATCAGCTGTCCATCCTCGCGCAGCTCCCGTCCGACCGGACGGCCGAGGTGCTCGACCGCATGGACGCCGACGACGCCGCCGACCTCATCTCGGCTCTCCCGCAGGCACGGGGCGAAGAACTTCTGGGGCTCATGGAGCCGGAGGAAGCCGAGGACGTCAGGCGTCTGCTCGAATACGATCGCGATACGGCGGGAGGGCTCATGAACCCCGCTCCGATCGTCCTGCCCGCGGAGGCGAGCATCGCCGAGGCGCTCGCGATGATCCGTCGATCCGAGATCACGCCGGCGATGGCCTCAGCCGTCTACGTGACGCATCCGCCGTACGAGACCCCCACGGGCGAGTATCTCGGGGTCGCTCATTTCCAGCGCATGCTCCGCTTCCCGCCGCACGAGCGGCTGAGCGTACTGCTCGACACCGAGATCGAGCCGATCCCCGCCCAGTCGAGCGCTGCAGAGGTCTCCCGCAGACTCGCGAGCTACGATCTCGTGGCGCTCCCGGTCGTGGACGACGCCGACCACCTGGTCGGGGTCGTCACGGTTGACGATGTGCTCGATCACCTGCTCCCGGATGACTGGCGGCACGCGGACGACGAGCACTCCGATGATCGCGATACGGGTGCGGCGAGCCGAGGGGGTGCCCGATGA
- a CDS encoding O-methyltransferase, with protein MSKLERNWQFAEQYPNETEPQINARRLSLELGIEPVSRAIAAQLSSLVVLSRARAICEIGTGVGVSGLALLRYAPDAVLTSIEVEPEHLKEARTVFASAGIPASHVRFIEGNAQQVLPRLNLASYDLALLDADAEHLLEYVEYALTIVRPGGCIVVPGAFARGRVSDPAARDHRTQAVRDLLAMVSESAAIAPALSPVGDGLLTLTRLSE; from the coding sequence GTGAGCAAGCTCGAGCGGAATTGGCAGTTCGCGGAACAGTACCCGAACGAGACCGAACCGCAGATCAACGCGCGCCGTTTGTCTCTCGAGCTCGGCATCGAGCCCGTGAGCCGGGCGATCGCCGCGCAGTTGTCCTCGCTCGTCGTGCTCAGTCGTGCCCGCGCGATCTGCGAGATCGGCACCGGTGTCGGCGTGAGCGGACTCGCACTGCTGCGTTACGCCCCCGATGCCGTACTCACCTCCATCGAGGTCGAACCCGAGCACCTGAAAGAAGCCAGGACGGTGTTCGCGAGCGCCGGGATCCCCGCCTCGCATGTCCGTTTCATCGAGGGCAACGCGCAGCAGGTCCTCCCCCGCCTGAATCTGGCTTCGTACGACCTCGCCCTGCTCGACGCAGACGCGGAGCACCTGCTCGAGTACGTCGAGTACGCCCTCACGATCGTCAGACCGGGCGGGTGCATCGTCGTGCCAGGCGCATTCGCCCGCGGCCGGGTCTCCGATCCCGCCGCGCGCGATCACCGCACGCAAGCGGTGCGTGACCTGCTCGCCATGGTCTCCGAGTCCGCCGCGATCGCCCCGGCGCTCTCCCCCGTCGGGGACGGCCTGCTCACCCTGACGCGTCTCTCCGAGTAG
- a CDS encoding DoxX family membrane protein: protein MRSIARVVLGVFLVFAGIAHLTFGRREFRAQVPEFVPVDPDTTVVASGIAEITLGTAVAVSQGKRARGVGTLVALFFVAVFPGNLSQFTNGRDGFGLDSDGKRLFRLFFQPVLVAWALWATGPRR, encoded by the coding sequence ATGAGAAGCATTGCGCGCGTTGTGCTCGGAGTCTTCCTCGTATTCGCCGGCATCGCACATCTCACCTTCGGCAGGAGAGAGTTCCGGGCACAGGTACCCGAGTTCGTACCCGTCGACCCTGACACCACAGTGGTCGCATCGGGAATCGCTGAGATCACCCTCGGCACCGCAGTAGCCGTCTCCCAGGGGAAGCGGGCGAGGGGAGTCGGAACGCTCGTCGCGCTCTTCTTCGTCGCGGTCTTCCCCGGAAACCTGTCCCAGTTCACCAACGGGCGCGACGGCTTCGGTCTCGACAGCGACGGGAAGCGACTCTTCCGCCTCTTCTTCCAGCCAGTGCTGGTCGCATGGGCGCTCTGGGCGACCGGCCCTCGCCGCTGA
- a CDS encoding general stress protein, translated as MSMPGPSASSRRLAIPEIPEGEIISTYDRYEDAKHAVDVLARAGFPVREVSILGNDVRSVERVTGRLTYARVALMGAMSGAYLGLFLGLLLFIFQPDNAGIAGVFLAAIAIGAGFGMLFGVLSYAMNRNRRDFSSVMQMVASRYDLITSSELLFDARRILTDAS; from the coding sequence ATGAGCATGCCAGGCCCCTCCGCATCGTCACGACGACTCGCGATTCCCGAGATCCCGGAGGGTGAGATCATCTCGACCTACGACCGATACGAGGATGCGAAGCACGCCGTCGACGTGCTCGCGCGCGCCGGCTTTCCGGTCAGAGAGGTCTCGATCCTCGGCAACGATGTCCGCAGCGTCGAGCGAGTGACGGGTCGGCTCACCTACGCCCGCGTCGCGCTGATGGGAGCCATGTCAGGCGCCTATCTCGGCCTCTTCCTCGGACTGCTGCTCTTCATTTTCCAGCCGGACAACGCCGGCATCGCCGGCGTCTTCCTCGCCGCCATCGCTATCGGTGCCGGGTTCGGCATGCTCTTCGGCGTGCTCTCGTACGCGATGAACCGCAACCGCCGCGACTTCTCATCCGTCATGCAGATGGTCGCGTCGCGCTACGACCTCATCACCAGTTCAGAGCTCCTCTTCGACGCGAGACGCATTCTGACGGACGCCTCGTAG
- a CDS encoding aminopeptidase P family protein — protein sequence MTETHEAKIDHSNRSSTPRSNAFLEFISSGWAPQRAETPAAAPAARFAADRRAALSREFPGERVVIEAGPMKQRSNDTFYPYRPHSAFAHLTGWGSASEPGAVLVLDPVEGGHESTVYFRERAGRDSEEFFANPEIGEFWIGPRPSLEQVASMLQLRTAPLEDFASVAGERTLDDDAVARVVSELRLVKDEYELAEMQAAVDATARGFADVLASLPAASSAPRGERVVEGVFNQRARLDGNSVGYETIAAAGPHACTLHWIRNDGDVLDGDLLLLDAGVELDSLYTADITRTVPVNGRFTEVQRRVYEAVLEAADAARAIVRPGIRFGDVHDAAMAVIERRTREWGFVPENAEPGVDYHRRYMVHGTSHHLGMDVHDCARARRELYLDGIVEAGMVFTIEPGLYFQPDDLTVPEEYRGIGVRIEDDIVVTEDGSVNLSADIPRTADAVEAWVQAATGR from the coding sequence ATGACTGAGACGCACGAGGCGAAGATCGACCACAGCAACCGGAGCTCGACCCCGCGGAGCAACGCGTTCCTCGAGTTCATCTCCTCCGGATGGGCGCCGCAGCGCGCGGAGACGCCGGCTGCGGCGCCGGCTGCGCGCTTCGCTGCGGATCGTCGTGCGGCTCTCTCGCGGGAATTCCCCGGTGAGCGCGTCGTGATCGAGGCCGGCCCTATGAAGCAGCGATCGAACGATACCTTCTACCCGTACCGCCCCCACAGCGCCTTCGCCCACCTGACCGGGTGGGGATCCGCGTCGGAGCCTGGCGCCGTGCTCGTGCTCGACCCTGTCGAGGGCGGTCACGAGTCGACGGTCTACTTCCGGGAACGCGCCGGTCGCGACAGCGAGGAGTTCTTTGCGAACCCCGAGATCGGCGAGTTCTGGATTGGACCGCGTCCGTCTCTCGAGCAGGTGGCCTCGATGCTGCAACTGCGCACCGCGCCGCTCGAGGACTTCGCGAGCGTTGCGGGCGAGCGCACCCTCGATGACGACGCCGTCGCGCGCGTCGTCTCGGAGCTCCGCCTCGTGAAGGACGAGTACGAGCTGGCGGAGATGCAGGCAGCCGTCGACGCGACGGCGCGTGGATTCGCCGATGTGCTCGCATCGCTCCCCGCCGCGTCTTCGGCTCCGCGCGGCGAGCGCGTGGTGGAGGGAGTCTTCAACCAGCGTGCGCGTCTCGACGGCAACAGCGTGGGGTATGAGACCATCGCAGCTGCCGGTCCGCACGCGTGCACGCTGCACTGGATCCGCAACGACGGTGACGTCCTCGACGGAGATCTGCTGCTGCTCGACGCGGGCGTCGAGCTCGACAGCCTCTACACGGCCGATATCACGCGCACGGTTCCCGTGAACGGGCGCTTCACCGAGGTGCAACGTCGCGTCTACGAGGCCGTACTCGAAGCGGCGGACGCGGCACGTGCCATCGTGCGGCCCGGCATCCGGTTCGGCGACGTGCACGACGCCGCCATGGCGGTCATCGAGCGCCGCACGCGCGAGTGGGGCTTTGTTCCGGAGAACGCCGAACCGGGCGTCGACTATCACCGGCGCTACATGGTGCACGGGACGAGCCACCACCTCGGCATGGACGTGCACGACTGCGCTCGCGCACGCCGCGAGCTCTACCTCGACGGCATCGTCGAGGCGGGTATGGTGTTCACGATCGAGCCGGGACTCTACTTCCAGCCGGACGACCTCACGGTGCCCGAGGAGTACCGCGGTATCGGCGTGCGTATCGAGGACGACATCGTCGTCACCGAGGACGGCTCGGTGAACCTCTCGGCCGACATCCCGAGGACCGCAGACGCCGTCGAGGCGTGGGTGCAGGCGGCGACGGGCCGCTAA
- a CDS encoding DUF1003 domain-containing protein — translation MKRFFRDDPGLDAPRTAAGRPRRSGGGHGNERFGRWTESIARGMGTPWFLLILTLFCVAWLVWNTLAPEQMRFDSAALGFTALTLILSLQASYAAPMILLAQNRQDDRDRVQIEQDRQRAERNLADTEFLAREVVALRLAIQELPDRDVIRQELRSLLAELDEREERND, via the coding sequence ATGAAGCGATTCTTCCGCGACGACCCGGGTCTCGATGCACCGCGCACCGCCGCTGGCCGGCCTCGGCGCTCGGGCGGCGGTCACGGCAACGAGCGCTTCGGTCGCTGGACCGAGAGCATCGCGCGAGGAATGGGAACTCCGTGGTTCCTGCTGATCCTGACCCTCTTCTGCGTGGCCTGGCTGGTGTGGAACACCCTGGCGCCCGAACAGATGCGATTCGATTCCGCGGCGCTCGGCTTCACGGCGCTCACGCTCATCCTCTCGCTGCAGGCGTCGTACGCGGCGCCGATGATCCTGCTCGCTCAGAACCGTCAGGACGACCGAGACCGCGTGCAGATCGAGCAGGATCGCCAGCGCGCCGAACGGAACCTCGCCGACACGGAGTTCCTTGCACGGGAGGTCGTCGCGCTGCGCCTGGCGATCCAGGAGCTTCCTGACCGCGACGTGATCAGGCAGGAGCTCCGCTCGCTGCTCGCCGAGCTCGACGAGCGCGAGGAGCGCAATGACTGA
- a CDS encoding ferritin-like fold-containing protein produces MFEWIRGLRKSSAPARKLRTRGDVERAERVAVSEFAPGMLPFLGMTAYLQLELYAAATRAVSGAATLEGKDVLARVAGMALTKHQRLTEEIRRRGHEPHVVMTPFSPVIDRYVERIDVPDWHQHVLSLYLVGGLFDDFFASLAGGIKDGYRSDAVEILGDGSAREELHDLLAREIAGDDGLASWLALWGRRLVGDTLLVSRAVLTLSEQREFVESEVEPVFTDLIADHIRRMDSLGLTA; encoded by the coding sequence GTGTTCGAATGGATCCGTGGACTGCGCAAGTCGAGCGCGCCGGCGCGCAAGCTCCGGACGCGCGGAGACGTCGAGCGCGCCGAACGCGTGGCCGTGTCGGAGTTCGCGCCCGGCATGCTGCCGTTCCTGGGGATGACGGCGTACCTGCAATTGGAGCTCTACGCGGCCGCGACGCGAGCCGTCTCTGGGGCGGCGACACTCGAGGGCAAGGACGTGCTGGCCAGAGTCGCTGGCATGGCGCTCACGAAGCACCAGCGACTCACGGAGGAGATTCGGCGGCGCGGTCACGAACCCCACGTCGTCATGACGCCGTTCAGCCCGGTCATCGATCGGTACGTCGAGCGCATCGACGTACCCGACTGGCATCAGCATGTTCTCTCGCTCTACCTCGTGGGTGGTCTGTTCGACGACTTCTTCGCGAGTCTCGCCGGTGGCATCAAAGACGGGTACCGTTCCGATGCCGTCGAGATCCTCGGAGACGGCAGCGCCCGAGAGGAGCTGCACGACCTCCTCGCCCGCGAGATCGCCGGTGACGACGGGCTCGCCAGCTGGCTCGCGCTCTGGGGGCGACGTCTGGTGGGCGATACGCTCCTCGTCTCGCGCGCCGTGCTCACGCTGAGCGAGCAGCGCGAGTTCGTGGAGAGCGAGGTCGAACCGGTCTTCACCGACCTCATCGCCGACCACATCCGTCGCATGGACAGTCTGGGGCTGACGGCGTAG
- a CDS encoding P-loop NTPase codes for MTDAASPRAGASAAEELVWRALDGVRDPEILRPITELNMVPEVRVDDAGAAAVRVRLTIAGCPAARRIERDVREAVAGADGVRSAEVVMEVMTPEERRAFTELVRGEKAQRGNQFGPDTLTRVIAVTSGKGGVGKSSLTAGLAVSLAKQGLAVGLIDADVFGFSIPGILGLSRDGKVEQPTRVDDMILPPVAHGVKVISIGMFLGDGDPRTTAVSWRGPMLHRTMEQFLRDVWFGDLDVLLLDLPPGTGDIAISIGQLLPHAEVVVVTTPQEAAADVAVRSALVARQTGQRVIGVIENMSGLAQPDGSVLELFGSGGGALVADRLSDEDHGTVPLLGTVPLSPDFRASGDAGSPAVLAHPDDAAAAAVIDIADRISGLGRGLVGRSLGLSPAS; via the coding sequence ATGACTGATGCGGCCTCGCCCCGTGCGGGCGCGTCTGCAGCGGAGGAGCTGGTCTGGCGCGCCCTGGACGGCGTGCGCGATCCGGAGATCCTGCGCCCCATCACGGAACTGAACATGGTGCCCGAGGTGCGCGTCGATGACGCCGGCGCGGCGGCCGTGCGGGTGCGGCTCACGATCGCCGGTTGCCCCGCAGCACGACGGATCGAGCGAGACGTGCGGGAGGCCGTCGCCGGCGCTGACGGCGTCCGCTCAGCCGAGGTCGTCATGGAGGTCATGACTCCGGAGGAGCGACGCGCGTTCACGGAGCTGGTACGGGGCGAGAAGGCTCAGCGCGGCAATCAGTTCGGGCCGGACACGCTCACACGGGTGATCGCGGTGACGAGCGGCAAGGGCGGCGTCGGCAAGTCATCGCTGACGGCCGGCCTCGCGGTCTCCCTCGCGAAACAAGGACTCGCGGTCGGACTCATCGACGCCGACGTCTTCGGGTTCTCGATACCCGGGATCCTCGGGCTGAGCCGCGACGGCAAGGTCGAGCAGCCGACCCGCGTCGACGACATGATCCTCCCGCCGGTGGCACACGGCGTGAAGGTCATCTCGATCGGCATGTTCCTCGGCGATGGAGACCCGCGCACCACAGCCGTGTCGTGGCGGGGACCCATGCTGCACCGCACCATGGAGCAGTTCTTGCGCGACGTCTGGTTCGGCGACCTCGATGTGCTGCTGCTCGACCTCCCGCCGGGCACCGGAGACATCGCGATCAGCATCGGCCAGCTCCTTCCCCACGCCGAGGTCGTCGTGGTCACGACGCCACAGGAAGCAGCGGCGGACGTCGCCGTGCGCAGCGCACTGGTCGCGCGGCAGACCGGCCAGCGCGTCATCGGCGTCATCGAGAACATGAGCGGCCTGGCGCAGCCCGACGGCTCGGTACTGGAGCTCTTCGGAAGCGGCGGCGGCGCCCTCGTCGCCGACCGTCTGAGCGATGAGGATCACGGGACGGTGCCGCTGCTCGGCACCGTCCCGCTGAGCCCCGACTTCCGCGCCTCGGGCGACGCCGGGTCGCCTGCCGTACTCGCCCACCCCGATGACGCGGCCGCGGCAGCGGTCATCGACATCGCCGATCGGATCAGCGGTCTCGGGCGCGGGCTCGTCGGCCGCTCGCTCGGTCTCAGTCCCGCGAGCTGA
- a CDS encoding PHP domain-containing protein produces MASSLSGYDLHTHSIHSDGTTTPGEIVREAASLGLEGIALTDHDTVTGWPEARAAAADAGIEFLPGVEITTRFGHRSTHLLAYGVDVSRGGLAEELLAVRDARHSRAQEMVARLAADYDIAWETVLAEGDDRTVGRPHIADALVTAGYYPDRSTVFAEILHPRSPYYVPTYATDTAEAIELVREAGGIAVLAHPAASRQRGPVADAALEELADAGLWGVELEHPENREDWLTGLREVALRRGLAATGASDFHGAGKPNRLGDRTTDGETFTQIRSLVAVPR; encoded by the coding sequence ATGGCCTCTTCGCTGAGCGGGTACGACCTGCACACGCACTCGATCCACTCCGATGGGACCACGACTCCCGGTGAGATCGTTCGGGAGGCCGCGTCGCTCGGGCTCGAGGGCATCGCCCTCACCGACCACGACACCGTCACCGGCTGGCCCGAGGCGCGGGCCGCGGCAGCTGACGCCGGCATCGAGTTTCTCCCAGGAGTGGAGATCACGACCCGATTCGGACACCGGTCGACCCACCTCCTCGCCTATGGCGTCGATGTGTCGCGCGGCGGTCTCGCCGAAGAGCTCCTCGCCGTGCGCGACGCCAGGCACTCGCGCGCGCAGGAGATGGTCGCGCGACTCGCAGCCGACTACGACATCGCGTGGGAGACCGTGCTCGCCGAAGGGGACGACCGTACCGTCGGACGCCCGCACATCGCCGATGCGCTGGTCACGGCGGGTTACTACCCGGATCGGAGCACCGTCTTCGCGGAGATCCTCCACCCCAGGTCGCCGTATTACGTGCCGACGTACGCCACCGACACCGCCGAGGCGATCGAGCTGGTGCGCGAGGCCGGCGGGATCGCGGTGCTCGCACACCCCGCGGCATCGCGGCAGCGGGGCCCCGTGGCCGACGCGGCGCTCGAGGAGCTCGCCGACGCCGGACTGTGGGGCGTCGAACTCGAGCATCCGGAGAACCGCGAGGACTGGCTGACCGGACTGCGCGAGGTAGCCCTCCGCCGCGGACTCGCCGCCACCGGTGCGAGCGACTTCCACGGGGCGGGGAAGCCGAATCGTCTCGGCGACCGCACGACGGACGGCGAAACGTTCACCCAGATCAGGAGCCTGGTCGCGGTTCCGCGCTAG
- a CDS encoding DEAD/DEAH box helicase, producing the protein MVEALASKGIVDAFPIQEQTIPLGLDGQDIIGQAKTGTGKTFGFGLPVLQRIGANPEPGVQALVVVPTRELAHQVYEDLELASQNRAVQVVPIYGGKAYEGQVEQLKAGAQIVVGTPGRLLDLAGQRLLDLGKVREMVLDEADKMLDLGFLGDIEKLFSLTPETRHTMLFSATMPGTIVTLARRFMSRPIHIRASDPDEGITQANIEHIVYRAHSLDKDEVIGRILQAEGRGKTVIFMRTKRAAAKLQEELVDRGFAAASVHGDLNQDQRERAMAAFKSGKKDILIATDVAARGIDVDDVTHVINHTVPDDEKSYLHRVGRTGRAGRTGIAVTFVDWDDLHKWALIDRALEFNRPEPQETYSSSPHLYSDLNIPEGSKGRLKATPIKERAPKARGSRSGSERSDRSERSDRSDRSDEGGSGSERNRSRRRTRSANPQGPGRHESHAPARGEAESTAPGDDVAPEGKPVEGEPGTAPRRRRRRRRRGGSGQGSEAAGAAGAAESGGDAGSASGGEAAGAAV; encoded by the coding sequence ATGGTCGAGGCGCTCGCCTCGAAGGGCATCGTCGATGCCTTCCCCATCCAGGAGCAGACGATCCCGCTGGGACTCGACGGCCAGGACATCATCGGCCAGGCGAAGACCGGCACCGGCAAGACCTTCGGCTTCGGCCTCCCGGTGCTGCAGCGCATCGGAGCGAATCCGGAGCCGGGAGTTCAGGCGCTCGTCGTCGTGCCCACTCGCGAGCTCGCGCACCAGGTCTACGAAGATCTGGAACTCGCGTCGCAGAATCGGGCCGTCCAGGTCGTGCCGATCTACGGAGGCAAGGCCTACGAGGGGCAGGTGGAGCAGCTCAAGGCCGGCGCGCAGATCGTGGTCGGCACCCCTGGCCGTCTGCTCGACCTCGCCGGCCAGCGTCTGCTCGACCTCGGCAAGGTCCGCGAGATGGTGCTCGACGAGGCCGACAAGATGCTCGACCTCGGCTTCCTCGGCGACATCGAGAAGCTCTTCTCGCTCACGCCGGAGACCCGGCACACCATGCTGTTCTCCGCCACGATGCCCGGCACCATCGTGACGCTCGCCCGCCGCTTCATGTCGCGGCCGATCCACATCCGCGCCTCCGACCCCGATGAGGGCATCACGCAGGCGAACATCGAGCACATCGTCTACCGCGCGCACTCGCTCGACAAGGACGAAGTGATCGGCCGGATCCTGCAGGCCGAGGGCCGCGGCAAGACCGTCATCTTCATGCGGACGAAGCGCGCCGCGGCGAAGCTGCAGGAAGAGCTCGTCGACCGCGGTTTCGCCGCTGCATCCGTGCACGGCGACCTCAATCAGGACCAGCGCGAGCGCGCCATGGCCGCCTTCAAGTCGGGCAAGAAGGACATTCTCATCGCGACCGACGTCGCTGCTCGCGGCATCGACGTCGACGATGTCACGCACGTGATCAACCACACCGTGCCCGACGACGAGAAGTCCTACCTGCACCGCGTCGGCCGCACGGGTCGCGCCGGTCGCACCGGCATTGCCGTCACCTTCGTGGACTGGGACGACCTGCACAAGTGGGCCCTCATCGACCGCGCCCTCGAGTTCAACCGTCCGGAGCCGCAGGAGACCTACTCGTCGTCGCCCCACCTCTACAGCGACCTCAACATACCCGAGGGGTCGAAGGGCCGCCTCAAGGCGACGCCGATCAAGGAGCGCGCACCGAAGGCACGCGGCTCACGGTCAGGGTCCGAGCGGTCAGACCGCTCTGAGCGTTCCGATCGCTCCGATCGCTCCGACGAGGGCGGCTCGGGTTCGGAGCGGAATCGCTCGCGTCGCCGTACGCGCAGCGCCAACCCGCAGGGACCCGGTCGTCACGAGTCGCACGCCCCTGCCCGCGGCGAGGCCGAGAGCACAGCTCCCGGTGATGACGTTGCTCCCGAGGGCAAGCCCGTCGAGGGCGAGCCTGGTACGGCGCCCCGCCGACGTCGGCGTCGTCGCCGTCGGGGCGGATCGGGTCAGGGTTCCGAGGCCGCTGGTGCGGCTGGTGCCGCTGAGTCAGGCGGGGATGCGGGATCGGCATCCGGCGGCGAGGCTGCAGGAGCAGCGGTATAG
- a CDS encoding twin-arginine translocase TatA/TatE family subunit has protein sequence MGLTMDKLLVIAVVAMFLLGPDRLPVYAQKLGELVRNVKRMANGAKDRLRDEMGPEFDEVDWRQLDPRQYDPRRIIRDALVEDEREARAEARRQRMQEVAERRRAVSNAPPAADAEPDGDATGDRAEGAAAAATLADAGAGAGAAAGSETPVKLAVVSGDLVLNFDEEAT, from the coding sequence ATGGGTCTCACGATGGACAAGCTGCTGGTGATCGCGGTGGTCGCCATGTTCCTGCTGGGTCCCGACCGGTTGCCCGTCTACGCGCAGAAACTCGGCGAACTCGTGCGCAACGTCAAGCGTATGGCGAATGGTGCGAAGGACCGCCTGCGCGACGAGATGGGCCCGGAGTTCGATGAGGTCGACTGGCGGCAGCTGGACCCGAGGCAGTACGACCCGAGACGCATCATTCGCGACGCCCTCGTCGAGGATGAGCGCGAAGCGCGCGCCGAGGCCAGACGTCAGCGCATGCAGGAGGTCGCGGAGCGACGACGAGCGGTGAGCAATGCTCCGCCGGCCGCCGATGCAGAGCCAGATGGAGACGCCACGGGAGACCGCGCGGAAGGGGCCGCCGCTGCGGCGACGCTCGCCGATGCTGGTGCCGGTGCGGGAGCTGCGGCAGGGTCCGAGACTCCCGTCAAGCTTGCGGTGGTGAGCGGTGATCTGGTGCTGAACTTCGACGAAGAGGCTACCTGA